From Spirochaetaceae bacterium, the proteins below share one genomic window:
- a CDS encoding ABC transporter substrate-binding protein, whose protein sequence is MFRFRAPPPIVLPGLLALAAATAVADTPPDALVIAMASNSAGSGQFRLVAWQPDESVELQANRHFRHGPPGVRRVTLRHVPEASEQRRLLERGDVDLARDLTPDLVAALAGNEQTAVDSHPRGTLIYLAANAGHPILGNPLVVQALRHAVDYHGMADSFLAGQFVVHQAFWPLGLWASYSATPYRLDLARAEELLAEAGHGQGFAVRLETLTSPPFPAIARAVADALARVGIEAQVEAVAGSTLWPRYRARRHQLILAPWSPDYVDPHSNADAFARNPDNRAEANLTGVLAWRNAWADDEVNAAVVRARSERDPAWRAELYRDLQRRLQVEGPYVIMFQQTEQIARRRTIAGLVTGPAFDQTWYRTPTCTRLLRYTHVAVARDVFSSQMSAAAMLTCATASGTAQ, encoded by the coding sequence ATGTTCCGGTTCCGTGCGCCACCGCCCATCGTGCTGCCGGGCCTCCTGGCCCTGGCTGCCGCAACCGCCGTCGCCGATACGCCACCGGATGCCCTGGTGATCGCGATGGCGTCCAACAGCGCTGGCTCCGGACAGTTCCGGCTGGTCGCCTGGCAGCCCGACGAGTCGGTGGAGCTCCAAGCGAATCGGCACTTTCGGCACGGCCCGCCGGGCGTGCGGCGGGTCACCCTGCGCCACGTGCCGGAGGCGTCCGAGCAGCGGCGGCTGCTGGAGCGCGGCGACGTCGACCTGGCCCGCGACCTCACCCCCGACCTGGTCGCGGCGCTCGCCGGCAACGAACAGACGGCCGTCGACAGCCACCCACGCGGCACGCTGATCTACCTCGCGGCGAACGCCGGCCATCCGATTCTCGGCAACCCGCTGGTGGTGCAGGCGCTGCGCCACGCGGTCGACTACCACGGCATGGCGGATTCCTTTCTTGCCGGCCAGTTCGTGGTTCACCAGGCGTTCTGGCCGCTCGGACTGTGGGCCTCGTACAGCGCCACGCCCTACCGTCTCGACCTCGCGCGCGCCGAGGAACTGCTTGCCGAGGCGGGCCACGGCCAGGGATTCGCGGTGCGCCTCGAAACGCTTACCAGCCCGCCGTTCCCGGCGATTGCGCGCGCGGTTGCGGACGCCCTTGCTCGTGTCGGCATCGAAGCCCAGGTCGAAGCGGTGGCGGGGAGCACCCTCTGGCCCCGCTACCGTGCTCGGCGCCACCAGCTCATACTGGCGCCCTGGTCGCCCGACTACGTCGACCCGCACTCCAACGCGGACGCCTTCGCCCGCAACCCGGACAACCGCGCGGAGGCGAACCTCACCGGCGTGCTTGCGTGGCGCAACGCGTGGGCCGACGACGAGGTCAACGCCGCGGTGGTCCGGGCGCGCAGTGAACGCGATCCGGCCTGGCGCGCCGAGCTGTACCGCGACCTGCAGCGGCGTCTCCAGGTCGAGGGGCCGTACGTGATCATGTTCCAGCAGACCGAGCAAATCGCTCGGCGCCGCACCATCGCCGGTCTGGTCACCGGCCCGGCCTTCGACCAGACCTGGTACCGCACGCCGACCTGCACGAGGCTCTTGCGGTATACTCATGTGGCTGTTGCACGGGACGTGTTCAGTTCACAAATGAGCGCTGCAGCTATGCTCACTTGCGCAACCGCATCCGGTACGGCACAGTGA
- a CDS encoding zinc ribbon domain-containing protein yields MPVYVYRCSACEQVFEKLLLNVNSDEVARTRCPSCGAAAPRDYASHTFASPNIGTTGDLAEDPESYKAMHYHEKRGEWEQAAKAAEGVSDYAKQKFIQKAEQE; encoded by the coding sequence ATGCCGGTATACGTCTATCGATGCAGTGCCTGTGAGCAGGTATTCGAGAAACTGCTGCTCAACGTCAACAGCGATGAGGTCGCCCGCACGCGGTGCCCGTCCTGCGGCGCCGCCGCGCCGCGCGACTACGCCAGCCATACCTTCGCCTCGCCGAATATCGGCACCACCGGCGATCTGGCCGAGGATCCCGAGTCCTACAAGGCGATGCACTACCACGAGAAGCGCGGCGAGTGGGAGCAGGCCGCCAAGGCCGCCGAGGGCGTAAGCGACTACGCAAAGCAGAAGTTCATCCAGAAGGCCGAGCAGGAATAG
- a CDS encoding SDR family NAD(P)-dependent oxidoreductase — MAGRLAGKAAIITGATLGLGKAAALLFAREGASVVVCDRGRTPEHGEAVLREAQGLNGEIAYRKCDVMIRDDITDLVQYTLQRYGRIDVMVNNAIIDNPGGSIEQVRLQDWEEGIFCHMTAPFLFCQQVIPAMIRQGGGSIVNVSSNTALFGNTGISSYGPAKAGMISFSKHLAVACGPHGIRVNSVTPARMLTEKKLAMLDDNPAEVRRQQHIYPLGSPALPEQVAEVLLFLASDESAAVTGHNLIADRGAAATNSAATVERLEADLRTRLHAQGSDWIEAER; from the coding sequence ATGGCAGGCAGACTGGCAGGCAAGGCAGCCATCATCACCGGCGCCACCCTGGGGCTGGGCAAGGCGGCGGCGCTGCTGTTCGCCCGCGAGGGCGCCTCGGTGGTGGTCTGCGACCGCGGGCGCACGCCGGAGCACGGCGAGGCGGTGCTGCGCGAGGCGCAGGGGCTGAACGGGGAGATCGCCTACCGGAAGTGCGACGTGATGATCCGGGACGATATCACGGATCTCGTGCAGTACACCCTGCAGCGCTACGGACGGATCGACGTGATGGTGAACAACGCCATCATCGACAACCCGGGAGGATCGATCGAGCAGGTCAGGCTGCAGGACTGGGAAGAGGGCATCTTCTGCCACATGACCGCTCCGTTTCTGTTCTGCCAGCAGGTGATTCCGGCGATGATCCGCCAGGGCGGCGGCAGCATCGTCAACGTGTCGTCCAACACCGCGCTGTTCGGCAACACCGGCATCTCGTCGTACGGCCCGGCCAAGGCGGGCATGATCAGCTTTTCCAAGCACCTCGCAGTTGCCTGCGGCCCGCACGGGATTCGCGTCAACTCCGTTACCCCTGCGCGCATGCTCACCGAGAAGAAGCTCGCCATGCTCGACGATAACCCCGCCGAGGTGCGCCGCCAGCAGCACATCTATCCGCTCGGCAGCCCCGCCCTGCCGGAGCAGGTGGCCGAGGTGCTGCTGTTTCTCGCCTCCGACGAGTCGGCGGCCGTCACCGGACACAACCTGATCGCCGACCGCGGGGCAGCCGCAACTAACTCCGCCGCGACGGTCGAACGGCTGGAAGCGGACCTCCGCACGCGTCTGCACGCCCAGGGATCGGACTGGATCGAGGCCGAACGGTAG
- a CDS encoding phytanoyl-CoA dioxygenase family protein codes for MATPMAPASAPAALSAAEMERFRRDGYLGPYSLCSPDEMAARRPVIERVLATDPPHGERRVHNRHLDSRAVYDLATHPAIVERMACLYGPDLLLWRTNFFVKNRGSKAIPWHQDFNYWPLEPPVIISAWIAVDPSTRQNGNLQVIPGSHRSIVPHVEATPDVQFDEMADAGYYDPRDLTDLEMQPGEFILFNERTLHHSEANHSDLRRVGLAVRAIIPIVKVLGYDTDGHALQVIHGTDTMGFNRLSPPPTP; via the coding sequence TTGGCAACACCCATGGCACCGGCTTCGGCACCCGCTGCGCTGTCCGCCGCCGAGATGGAGCGGTTTCGTCGCGACGGCTATCTCGGGCCCTACTCGCTGTGCTCGCCGGACGAGATGGCGGCGCGGAGGCCGGTGATCGAGCGGGTTCTGGCGACCGATCCGCCGCACGGCGAGCGCCGCGTACACAATCGTCACCTGGACAGCCGCGCGGTGTACGACTTGGCCACCCACCCGGCCATCGTGGAGCGGATGGCCTGCCTGTACGGACCCGACCTGCTGCTGTGGCGCACCAACTTCTTCGTCAAGAACCGCGGCAGCAAGGCGATACCCTGGCACCAGGACTTCAACTACTGGCCGCTGGAGCCGCCGGTGATCATCTCCGCCTGGATCGCGGTGGATCCCTCCACCCGGCAGAACGGCAACCTGCAGGTAATCCCCGGCTCCCACCGCAGCATCGTCCCGCACGTCGAGGCCACCCCCGACGTGCAGTTCGACGAGATGGCGGACGCCGGTTACTACGACCCGCGCGACCTCACCGACCTGGAGATGCAGCCCGGAGAGTTCATCCTGTTCAACGAGCGCACGCTGCACCACTCGGAGGCCAACCACTCCGACCTGCGGCGCGTCGGGCTGGCGGTACGGGCGATCATCCCGATCGTCAAGGTGCTGGGCTACGACACCGACGGCCACGCCCTGCAGGTGATCCACGGCACCGACACGATGGGCTTCAACCGCCTCTCACCGCCGCCGACACCGTAA
- a CDS encoding sulfatase-like hydrolase/transferase, which yields MNRPNILLLMSDQQRWDTLGCYGGTAIPTPALDGLAAGGVVFERCYVNVPICTPSRACMLTGRLPAGHGVYGIHDTLPDDQVLLPEHLARLGYQTALVGKLHVSGRAVECTRRHPHDGFESYEWSIDPQVHLDSPFNAHAAWLRERHPEFLDRLLTGSQDHHPAEAHFSTWAAERAIAFLEEREPGRPFFLNVSLFDPHGPYFDYPLAAGDLVDRSRMAPVQPLTAAHEPVPGGVARERALFHAGQGRAADPRRRDIEAIRHGYLASIAFMDQQVGRILAELERRGLARDTLVLFVSDHGDMIGDLELIAKGAFFYDPGTRVPMILRLPEGELAGSRLPDLVQPHDLAATLLRAAGMPPAGVAALMPQSMDLAALARAGADYPERRDHAITLYRNSGIGPGQQFWDPPIYASMFHDGRYKLTLYQDPAARSDPEGELYDMEEDPGETANLWADRRRAARRDHLIHRLGAALVASEVQHLAGRGGRSWPYVHDPR from the coding sequence ATGAATCGACCCAACATCCTGCTCCTGATGAGCGATCAGCAGCGCTGGGACACCCTGGGCTGCTACGGCGGCACCGCCATCCCCACTCCGGCGCTGGACGGCCTGGCCGCCGGCGGCGTGGTGTTCGAGCGCTGCTACGTGAACGTGCCGATCTGCACGCCGAGCCGCGCCTGCATGCTGACCGGCAGGCTGCCCGCCGGGCACGGCGTGTACGGCATTCACGACACTCTGCCCGACGACCAGGTGCTGCTGCCGGAGCACCTGGCGCGCCTCGGCTACCAGACCGCCCTGGTCGGCAAGCTGCACGTGTCCGGTCGCGCGGTGGAGTGCACCCGGCGCCACCCGCACGACGGCTTCGAGAGCTACGAGTGGAGTATCGATCCGCAGGTGCACCTGGACTCGCCGTTCAACGCCCACGCCGCGTGGCTGCGCGAACGCCATCCCGAGTTCCTGGACCGGCTGCTGACCGGTTCACAGGACCATCACCCGGCGGAGGCGCACTTCAGCACTTGGGCGGCGGAGCGGGCAATCGCCTTCCTGGAGGAGCGCGAACCGGGGCGGCCGTTCTTCCTCAACGTCAGCCTGTTCGATCCGCACGGACCCTACTTCGACTACCCGCTCGCCGCCGGCGACCTGGTGGACCGCTCACGGATGGCGCCGGTGCAGCCCCTCACCGCGGCCCATGAGCCGGTTCCCGGCGGCGTGGCGCGCGAGCGGGCGCTGTTCCACGCCGGGCAGGGCAGGGCGGCCGACCCGCGGCGCCGCGACATCGAAGCGATCCGTCACGGCTACCTGGCGTCGATCGCCTTCATGGACCAGCAGGTCGGGCGCATCTTGGCCGAACTGGAGCGGCGCGGCCTGGCGCGCGACACGCTGGTGCTGTTCGTGTCGGACCACGGCGACATGATCGGCGACCTGGAACTGATCGCGAAGGGCGCCTTCTTCTACGATCCCGGCACCCGGGTGCCGATGATCCTGCGCCTGCCGGAGGGGGAGCTGGCCGGCAGCCGGCTGCCCGACCTGGTGCAGCCGCACGACCTGGCGGCCACCCTGCTGCGCGCCGCCGGCATGCCGCCCGCCGGCGTGGCGGCGCTGATGCCGCAGTCGATGGACCTGGCCGCCTTGGCCCGCGCCGGCGCCGACTACCCGGAGCGCCGCGATCATGCCATCACCCTGTACCGCAACTCCGGCATCGGCCCCGGCCAGCAGTTCTGGGATCCGCCGATCTACGCCTCCATGTTCCACGACGGCCGCTACAAGCTCACGCTGTACCAGGACCCGGCGGCGCGCAGCGATCCCGAGGGCGAGCTGTACGACATGGAGGAAGATCCGGGCGAGACCGCCAACCTGTGGGCCGACCGCCGCCGCGCCGCCCGGCGCGACCACCTGATCCACCGTCTGGGCGCGGCCCTGGTGGCCAGCGAGGTGCAGCACCTCGCCGGCCGTGGCGGCCGGAGCTGGCCCTACGTGCACGATCCTCGGTAG